A DNA window from Impatiens glandulifera chromosome 7, dImpGla2.1, whole genome shotgun sequence contains the following coding sequences:
- the LOC124945124 gene encoding quinone oxidoreductase-like, which produces MGILKFQFCQHHQRQLLTSSFDSSSFLNLSNAFSKNRLQGRLLRLLIAPNRSTKRTFNSSVVALAMVKAIRVHELGGPEVLKWEVVEIGEPKEGEIRVKNKAIGLNFIDIYFRKGVYKAPTTPFIPGMEAVGVVTAVGPGLTGRLVGDVVAYAGNPMGAYSEEQILPADKVVPVPSSIDPIVAASVMLKGMTAQFLLRRCFKVEPGHTVLVHAAAGGVGSLLCQWANALGATVIGTVSTSDKAAQAKEDGCHHVILYKDESFVNRVSEITSGTGVDVVYDSVGKDTFQGSLDCLKTRGYMVNFGQSSGTPDAIPLSALASKSLFLTRPTLMQYNTTRDELLECAGEVFACIGSGILRVRVNHTYPLSQAAQAHADLENRKTSGSVVLIPEGN; this is translated from the exons ATGGGTATATTAAAATTCCAATTTTGTCAACACCACCAACGTCAATTGTTGACGAGTTCATTTGATTCGAGCTCCTTTCTGAATCTGAGCAACGCATTCAGCAAGAATCGGCTACAGGGTCGTCTCCTCCGTCTGCTCATAGCACCAAATAGATCAACTAAGAGAACATTTAACTCGTCAGTTGTAGCTTTAGCAATGGTTAAAGCCATTAGGGTTCATGAACTTGGGGGTCCTGAG GTTCTGAAATGGGAGGTTGTAGAGATAGGAGAGCCAAAGGAAGGTGAAATTCGAGTGAAGAACAAGGCAATTGGGcttaattttattgatatatactTCCGCAAAGGAGTTTACAAGGCACCTACAACTCCTTTCATTCCAG GTATGGAGGCGGTTGGCGTGGTGACAGCAGTGGGTCCTGGACTAACAGGCAGATTAGTTGGAGACGTGGTTGCTTATGCTGGAAATCCAATGGGAGCTTATTCTGAGGAACAGATTCTTCCTGCAGACAAAGTGGTTCCTGTTCCTTCTTCAATTGACCCCATAGTAGCCGCCTCTGTAATGCTTAAAGGAATGACCGCTCAGTTCCTCCTGCGCCGTTGTTTCAag gttGAACCGGGTCATACTGTTCTAGTTCATGCTGCTGCGGGTGGAGTTGGATCTCTGTTGTGCCAATGGGCAAATGCCTTAGGCGCCACGGTTATTGGTACAGTCTCAACAAGTGATAAGGCAGCCCAAGCAAAAGAGGATGGATGTCATCACGTAATACTTTACAAGGATGAGAGTTTTGTTAATCGTGTTTCGGAAATAACATCGGGTACTGGTGTTGATGTCGTTTATGATTCTGTCGGGAAAGACACCTTTCAG GGTTCATTGGACTGCTTAAAGACTCGCGGATATATGGTGAATTTTGGGCAATCATCGGGCACACCGGATGCAATTCCGTTGTCAGCCCTTGCGTCAAAATCTCTCTTCCTTACAAGACCTACACTCATGCAATACAACACAACGAGGGACGAGCTACTAGAATGCGCTGGGGAGGTGTTTGCTTGTATTGGATCGGGTATACTTCGAGTACGTGTTAACCACACCTACCCTTTGTCGCAGGCTGCTCAAGCTCACGCTGATCTTGAAAATAGGAAAACTTCTGGATCAGTAGTGCTTATACCCGAAGGGAACTAA